The Nocardia sp. NBC_00508 nucleotide sequence TATCTCGCGGGTCGATGACGCCGTCGTCGTAGAGCCGCCCGGACATGAACATCGCCAGCGACTCGGCCTCGATCTGCGCCTCCACCATGGCGCGCATGCCGGCGTCTGCCTCCTCGTCGAACGGCAGGCCCTTCGCCTCGGCCGCGGCCCGGCCGACGATGGAAATGACGCCCGCCAGCTGTGCCCCACCCATGACGGCGGATTTCGCACTGGGCCAGGCGAAGACGAAACGCGGGTCGTAGGCCCGGCCGCACATGCCGTAGTGGCCTGCGCCGTAGGACGCGCCCATCAGCACCGAGATGTGCGGCACCTTCGAGTTGGAGACCGCGTTGATCATCATCGCGCCGTGCTTGATGATGCCCTTCTGCTCGTACTCCTTGCCGACCATGTAGCCGGTGGTGTTGTGCAGGAACAGCAGCGGGGTGTCGGACTTGTTGGCCAGCTGGATGAACTGGGTGGCCTTCTGCGATTCCTCCGAGAACAGCACCCCGCGCGCGTTCGCCAGGATGCCGATCGGATACCCGTGCAATTCGGCCCATCCGGTGACCAGGCTGCTGCCGTAGAGCGGTTTGAATTCGTCGAAGTCCGAGCCGTCCACGATGCGCGCGATCACCTCGCGCGGGTCGAACGGGATCTTCAGGTCCGACGGCACGATACCGAGCAGGTCCTCGGGGTCGTACAGCGGCTCGATCACCTCGGCGCGCGGGGCCGGGCCCCGCTTGCGCCAGTTCAGCCGCTTGACGATGGAACGGCCGATGCGGATCGCGTCCTGCTCGTCCACCGCGTAGTAGTCGGCGAGCCCGGAGATCCGCGCGTGCATGTCGGCGCCACCGAGCGATTCGTCGTCGGACTCCTCACCGGTGGCCATCTTGACCAGCGGCGGGCCGCCGAGGAAGACCTTGGAGCGCTCCTTGATCATCACCACGTGATCGGACATGCCAGGGATGTAGGCGCCGCCCGCGGTGGAGTTGCCGAACACCAGCGCGATGGTCGGAATGCCCGCCGCCGACGCCTGGGTGAGATCGCGGAACATCCGGCCGCCAGGGACGAAGACCTCTTTCTGCGTGGGCAGATCCGCGCCACCGGATTCCACCAGCGAGATCACCGGGAGCC carries:
- a CDS encoding acyl-CoA carboxylase subunit beta, translated to MTILRSTLDTGSPEYASAAEAMTAKLVEVEAEFAKAIAGGGPDKLARHRKRGKLTARERIELLIDEDSPFLELCPLAGWGSEFHVGASTIAGIGVVEGVECMIVAPDPTVRGGTSNPWTLRKTLRINDIVRENRLPVISLVESGGADLPTQKEVFVPGGRMFRDLTQASAAGIPTIALVFGNSTAGGAYIPGMSDHVVMIKERSKVFLGGPPLVKMATGEESDDESLGGADMHARISGLADYYAVDEQDAIRIGRSIVKRLNWRKRGPAPRAEVIEPLYDPEDLLGIVPSDLKIPFDPREVIARIVDGSDFDEFKPLYGSSLVTGWAELHGYPIGILANARGVLFSEESQKATQFIQLANKSDTPLLFLHNTTGYMVGKEYEQKGIIKHGAMMINAVSNSKVPHISVLMGASYGAGHYGMCGRAYDPRFVFAWPSAKSAVMGGAQLAGVISIVGRAAAEAKGLPFDEEADAGMRAMVEAQIEAESLAMFMSGRLYDDGVIDPRDTRTVLGMSLSAIHNAPIKGAEGFGVFRM